The nucleotide window TAAATCTCCGCCCGTGAAATCTGTTCTTCCAACTGACCCTGCAAATAATGTATCTCCAGCAAATAAAACATTCTCTCCATAGAGGCAGATTCCGCCGGGGCTGTGTCCAGGCATATGCATAACTTCAAAACTTAGACTGCCAAATTCTATTTTTTCTCCTTCATCAACAAACATATCAGGCTCAGGCAATGATTCAACCTCAAATCCCCAGAATGCTCCTTGATCAACAGCATTTCTATAAAGCTCAAGATCATTCTTATGAATTACTATTTTTGCGTTTGTATTTCTTTTAATTTCACCAGTTGCTCCGACATGGTCAAAATGAGCATGAGTGCAGATAATATATTTTATTTTGTAATTATTGTTATTTACTGTTTCTAATATTTTTTCGGGCTCATCCCCAGGATCAATGATAATCGCCTCACTTGTTTTTTCATCTGCTACAATAAAGCAGTTTGCACCAAGCGGTCCTACTGTAATAGTTTTGATTTCCATCCTTATTTACTCCTCTGAATTTTCTTTTTTAGAGTATCGATAACATATGCAAGCTCTTCAACCTTGAATAAATAGCATACAAAAACATAGCTAGATACGCAAAAGACAATCGTGCCTGAGAGATAACCTATTTTTAAGGCTGTCATTCCGCTTTGTTTCCAGATATCACCATGAAGCAGAATCCAGCCGATAAAACCCATTACAGCAGCTGCACAGGATATCTTTAAAAAAGATTTTATAATACGTCCTGCACCAAGCCTGTTTAATTTTCTACGTAAGAAATAAAATAAAAGAACAAAATTTACAGAAGCAGCAATTGTATTTGCAAGCGCAAGTCCGCTATGTTTTAACGGTCCCATCAAAACTAAACTCATAATGATGTTTGTAATCATACCAACAACAGCAATTTTAACAGGTGTTCTTGTATCCTGCATCGAATAAAAACTCGCAGTAACAACCCTGACTCCAACTATCGCCCATATGCCCAAAGAATAAAAAAACAGCGCTTCAGTAGTACCTATTGTTGCATTATAAGTGAATTCTCCTCTCTGAAAAAGCAGATTAACAATCGGGTCTCTCAGTGCTGTCAACCCTGCCATTGCAGGGATTGTGATAAAGAAAAGCAATCTTAATGCAAAGGAAAAGTCATCCCGCAATTTCTCAAAATCGCCCTTTACAGCATGCTCGGAAAGGGTTGGTAAAACTGCCATGCCCATTGCAACTCCGAATATCCCTATTGGGAATTGGACAAGTCGCATTGAATAATAAAGATATGTGATGCTTCCCTCTGGAAGATACGAAGCAAATATATTGTTGACTATTATGTTAATTTGATTAACAGCCATTGCAATCGTAGCAGGCAGAATCAGAAAAGCCATACGCCTGAAACCAGGATGCTTGAAATCTGTGTCAGTGCCCAATTTATATCCATTTTTAAAGAATGACGGCATCTGAAATGCCAGTTGGAAAAACCCTCCCAGCGTAACGCCAATTGCAACTGCGACAATGGGCTGTTCAATTCTTGATACAAGCAAAACCACGCAGATAATTATCACTATATTAAGCATTACAGGAGCAAGTGCAGGGATGAAAAAAATACGATTGGAATTAAGCGCACCCATCACCAAAGCAGCGAGACTTATGAACAACAAAAAAGGAAACATTATTCGCGTAAGTAAAACTGTAAGCGAAAATTTCTCTGGTGAATTCAGGAATCCCGGTGCTATCAGAGAAACAATCGAAGGCGCAAAAACTATCCCAATAATGCATATTGCTCCAACAATAATAAATAAAAAAGTTAAAACTATTTTAACAAGCTTTCTTGCAGCTTCTTCTCCGTGTTTCTGCTGGTATTCTGTAAGTACAGGAATGAATGCAGAAGACATAGCACCTTCAGCAAAAAGCTCACGAAGCAGATTGGGAATCCTGAATGCTGCAAAAAATGTATCCGAGAGACCAGTTGCGCCAAAATAGCCTGCGAGTATCATGTCCTTCACATAGCCGAGAATCCTGCTGATAAGTGTTGCTATAGACATGAGTCCAGCAGCTTTTGTTATGCGCTTCTTCTCATCCATCCTGTGAATTATAGCAAAAATCGTGTTGTTCCTCCTGCCAAAAAATTTTGCAATCAATATTATTTGCAAAATACTGTCTCGTTTCTTTAAAATCCTTTCATGGGAATACTTGACGAGATAGTCTTAAGAAAAAAAGAACGGCTTGCAGAGGCAAAGGGCATTCTGTCATTAAGCGCAATAAAAGCAAAAATTGCAGATGCTGACAAGACCCGCGATTTTAAATCCGCAATAAAAAGAAATAGAAACGAAAAAATAAAACTCATTGCCGAGATTAAAAAAGCATCGCCCTCAAAGGGGATTATAAGAAAAGATTTCAACCATATTGAGATCGCAAGGGTTTACGAGCAGAAAAAGGCAAGGGCTATCTCTATTCTCACTGAAAAAGATTTATTTCAGGGAAGCCTTGACTTTATCCCTGAAATAAAAAAAATAACAACAAAACCACTTCTTAGAAAAGATTTTATTTTTGACGAATACCAGATTTATGAGTCAAGGGCTAACGATGCAGATGCAATACTTTTAATAGCCGCGATATTAAGTAAAAATCAGGCAGGAGAATATCTGCATATTGCAAAAGAACTCGGACTTTCTGTTTTGTTTGAGATCCATGACATGAAAGAACTTGAGATAGCTCTTGATATTAACGCTGAGATAATAGGCATTAATAATAGAAATCTTAAGACAATGAAAATCAACATTAACAATACATTCGATCTAAAAAAAGAGATTCCATCTGACAGAATCGTTGTGAGTGAAAGCGGGATAAAAACAAAAGACGACATTTCAAAACTTGAATCAGCCGGCGTCGATGCAGTTCTTATAGGAACATCTTTTATGGAAGGAGGGGATATAGGGAAGAAGATAGAGGAGTTGTTTACTTAAATTATTACTGCTTAAAAGCTGTTTTTCAATTTTCTATAAAAATCATCTTCTTCGCAGACTGATGCCCAGCTGCATTTTTTACAGTATTTTTTCATCCATGATTTAAATATGGAAGGTATTTTTTCTTTTACAGAATCCCATTCTAATTTAGCTCCGGCGTTTTCGCCGAGCAATTTTAATGCAAACTCATCCATCTTTAATATTATCCTGTCAGCGTTACTGGTATATGAACATTTTTCATCTTTTAAATTAGGGCATTTTTCACATATATTATCAGCCCCAAGCGTAATTTCCAGCCCTGATTCCAATGATGCTGAAATCGTACGCTTAAGGTTTTCGATGAATTCCTGATCATATCCTTTGCCGCTGAAGAAATGAAGGCATATAAGATGGTGGCCTCTTAGCTTTGGGGCATTTGTCATGTCAAAGTATAACAAATTTAATGTTCTGCTTATTTCTTAATCACCGCTGTATGAAAATCAGGCAAGAACAAGAACTCACTTCTATAAAAAACATTGCTTAAAAAGGAATTTTCACTGGCATGCTTATTGTTATATATTCATATATATTATGGAGGTGAGACATGAAAAAGATTGAGGCGATAATAAAACCCTTTAAACTTGATGCTGTAAAAGATGCCTTGAATGAGATCGGCATACAAGGCATGACAGTAACAGAAGTTAAGGGATTTGGACGACAAAAGGGCCATACAGAACTCTACAGAAGCGCTGAGTATGTTGTTGATTTTATCCCTAAGATAAAGATTGAAGTTGTAATATCCGATAATCTTGCGGCAAAGGTTTTGTCTGTAATAGAAAAAGTTGCAAAGACCGGCAAAATAGGCGATGGGAAAATCTTCATCTATAACATTGAAGATGCAGTAAGAATCAGAACCGGAGAACACGGCGAAACAGCAGTTTAAATAAAAAAAATCAAAGGAGGAAATATGACACCAAAAGAAGTAATCAAGATGGCTCAGGAAAACAAGGCAGTTATGGCTAATTTCAAGTTTCTTGATTTTCCAGGCATCTGGCAGCACTTTGCAGTGCCGATATCAGAATTAAAAGAGGAAATTTTTGAAGAAGGCCTCGGATTCGACGGTTCTTCGATAAGAGGATGGCAGGCAATTCATACATCAGACATGCTCATAATCCCTGATGCAGCAACAGCATTCATGGATCCTTTTATGGTTTATCCGACCATAAGCCTTATCTGTAATGTCGTTGATCCAATAACAAAAGAATTCTATTCCAGAGACCCAAGGTACATTGCGCAGAAGGCAGAGGCTTATCTTAAATCAACAGGAATTGCTGACACTGCATATTTTGGTCCTGAAGCAGAGTTCTTTGTTTTTGATGATATTAGATTTGACCAGAA belongs to Nitrospiraceae bacterium and includes:
- a CDS encoding DUF1284 domain-containing protein — its product is MTNAPKLRGHHLICLHFFSGKGYDQEFIENLKRTISASLESGLEITLGADNICEKCPNLKDEKCSYTSNADRIILKMDEFALKLLGENAGAKLEWDSVKEKIPSIFKSWMKKYCKKCSWASVCEEDDFYRKLKNSF
- a CDS encoding P-II family nitrogen regulator translates to MKKIEAIIKPFKLDAVKDALNEIGIQGMTVTEVKGFGRQKGHTELYRSAEYVVDFIPKIKIEVVISDNLAAKVLSVIEKVAKTGKIGDGKIFIYNIEDAVRIRTGEHGETAV
- the trpC gene encoding indole-3-glycerol phosphate synthase TrpC, which produces MGILDEIVLRKKERLAEAKGILSLSAIKAKIADADKTRDFKSAIKRNRNEKIKLIAEIKKASPSKGIIRKDFNHIEIARVYEQKKARAISILTEKDLFQGSLDFIPEIKKITTKPLLRKDFIFDEYQIYESRANDADAILLIAAILSKNQAGEYLHIAKELGLSVLFEIHDMKELEIALDINAEIIGINNRNLKTMKININNTFDLKKEIPSDRIVVSESGIKTKDDISKLESAGVDAVLIGTSFMEGGDIGKKIEELFT
- the murJ gene encoding murein biosynthesis integral membrane protein MurJ; amino-acid sequence: MQIILIAKFFGRRNNTIFAIIHRMDEKKRITKAAGLMSIATLISRILGYVKDMILAGYFGATGLSDTFFAAFRIPNLLRELFAEGAMSSAFIPVLTEYQQKHGEEAARKLVKIVLTFLFIIVGAICIIGIVFAPSIVSLIAPGFLNSPEKFSLTVLLTRIMFPFLLFISLAALVMGALNSNRIFFIPALAPVMLNIVIIICVVLLVSRIEQPIVAVAIGVTLGGFFQLAFQMPSFFKNGYKLGTDTDFKHPGFRRMAFLILPATIAMAVNQINIIVNNIFASYLPEGSITYLYYSMRLVQFPIGIFGVAMGMAVLPTLSEHAVKGDFEKLRDDFSFALRLLFFITIPAMAGLTALRDPIVNLLFQRGEFTYNATIGTTEALFFYSLGIWAIVGVRVVTASFYSMQDTRTPVKIAVVGMITNIIMSLVLMGPLKHSGLALANTIAASVNFVLLFYFLRRKLNRLGAGRIIKSFLKISCAAAVMGFIGWILLHGDIWKQSGMTALKIGYLSGTIVFCVSSYVFVCYLFKVEELAYVIDTLKKKIQRSK
- a CDS encoding MBL fold metallo-hydrolase codes for the protein MEIKTITVGPLGANCFIVADEKTSEAIIIDPGDEPEKILETVNNNNYKIKYIICTHAHFDHVGATGEIKRNTNAKIVIHKNDLELYRNAVDQGAFWGFEVESLPEPDMFVDEGEKIEFGSLSFEVMHMPGHSPGGICLYGENVLFAGDTLFAGSVGRTDFTGGDLSLLKKSFARLLTLPPETKVFSGHGPSTTIGIEKINNFFVDEI